A window of Babylonia areolata isolate BAREFJ2019XMU chromosome 2, ASM4173473v1, whole genome shotgun sequence contains these coding sequences:
- the LOC143277968 gene encoding 5-hydroxytryptamine receptor 1A-like codes for MEERAMMDHHHHHHHQRAPQSKAADLALTAEEDMLVIFRFRGWGEEEEGAVGTGRGNVTEGPLLLSQSRWDASVANITITIFAAIIIFCTLAGNTLVITAVIKERRLRKVSNSFVINLAVSDILVGTLVTPIALVYQLHSQWIFSRPLCDFWVSVDVICCTASIANLCAISYDRYNAITEPLRYARKRTVKRAVVLILGVWLYSFCIAIPPFFGWRDQDQDQDQDQDQQQEQGQEQGQRDGFNRSNKECQISRDVGYTIYSTMGAFYLPLLFMVFAYICIYRETSKRTRQWKRGPGSSKMISERDSEHDAINIRMLQLAGETQPLAGHTSPSPSPPPHRRNNNRNNTSPPPYAGTGGTGGSLRRGSGSGVFLRNSSLVLRHSIPYESAILEVDENTRKEGSSSSGSSSTAGHPTPSTFQTTAIAHHLPPSPVSDADEEECPSSSSSRGEASRPAARRSYGSFPRKLIRQISNLPSSDSSTATSSSSANTTSSSDLPPDTSPLDRRLSSILVRQNTLSSLGDRKESLAQALQETGHGGVLLRRQEGCTPRKSVTFLTPPSHATTDGSSGGDRAPSPSDTSDISTPTLLSQSPGGGGTGIGGGGGHHHKRKKISVSQEKRAAKTLSIVMGGFIVCWLPFFLVALIEPLCARCHFHPTLIGVVLWLGYCNSALNPIIYTFFNKDFRFAFKKILRCSSRGQRRPRTAAV; via the exons ATGGAAGAGAGGGCCATgatggaccaccaccaccaccaccaccaccagagggcGCCGCAGTCCAAGGCGGCGGACCTGGCGCTGACGGCAGAGGAGGACATGCTGGTCATCTTCCGGTTCCGGggctggggggaagaggaggagggggcggtggggacgGGGCGCGGCAACGTGACTGAGGGTCCCCTCCTCCTCAGCCAGTCACGCTGGGACGCCTCAGTggccaacatcaccatcaccatcttcgccgccatcatcatcttctgcacGCTGGCCGGCAACACGCTGGTCATCACAGCAGTCATCAAAGAGAGAAGATTGCGCAAG gtgagcaACAGTTTCGTCATCAACCTGGCGGTGAGCGACATCCTGGTGGGGACCCTAGTGACGCCCATCGCCCTGGTGTACCAGCTGCACAGCCAGTGGATCTTCTCCAGGCCCCTCTGCGACTTCTGGGTTAGCGTGGACGTCATCTGCTGCACCGCCTCCATCGCCAACCTGTGCGCAATCAGCTACGACCGCTACAACGCCATCACGGAGCCGCTGCGCTACGCCAGGAAGAGGACGGTTAAGCGCGCCGTCGTGCTCATCCTGGGCGTCTGGCTCTACTCCTTCTGCATCGCCATTCCACCCTTCTTCGGCTGGCGGGACCAGGACCAGGACCAGGACCAGGACCAGGACCAGCAGCAGGAGCAGGGCCAGGAGCAGGGCCAGAGGGACGGCTTCAACCGCTCCAACAAGGAGTGTCAGATCTCCAGGGACGTGGGCTACACCATCTACTCCACCATGGGCGCCTTCTACCTGCCGCTGCTCTTCATGGTCTTCGCCTACATCTGCATCTACCGGGAGACCAGCAAGCGCACGCGGCAGTGGAAGCGGGGCCCGGGGTCCAGCAAGATGATCTCGGAGCGGGACAGCGAGCACGACGCCATCAACATCCGCATGCTGCAGCTGGCCGGGGAGACACAGCCCCTGGCCGggcacacctccccctccccctccccgccaccacaccgccgcaacaacaacaggaacaacacctcccccccgccctatGCCGGCACGGGGGGCACCGGTGGCAGCCTCAGGAGGGGGTCGGGGTCCGGGGTGTTCTTGAGGAACTCGTCGCTGGTGTTGCGCCACTCCATCCCTTACGAAAGCGCCATCCTGGAGGTGGACGAGAACACGCGCAAGGAagggagcagcagcagcggcagcagtagcacCGCCggccacccaaccccctccacctttcAGACGACCGCCATCGCCcaccacctgcccccctcccccgtgaGTGACGCCGACGAGGAGGagtgcccctcctcctcctcctccagaggGGAAGCCTCCCGCCCGGCGGCACGCCGCAGCTACGGCAGCTTCCCCCGCAAGCTGATCCGCCAGATCTCCAATCTGCCTTCCAGCGACTCCAGcaccgccacctcctcctcctccgccaacaccacctcctcctccgaccTGCCCCCAGACACTTCCCCTCTGGACCGCCGCCTCTCGTCCATCCTGGTCCGCCAGAACACCCTCAGCTCGCTCGGCGACCGGAAGGAGTCGCTGGCCCAGGCCCTGCAGGAGACGGGTCACGGCGGGGTGCTGCTCCGGCGGCAGGAGGGGTGCACCCCCCGCAAGTCCGTCACCTTCCTcacgcccccctcccacgccaCAACGGACGGGAGCAGCGGGGGGGACAGAGCACCCTCCCCCTCCGACACCAGCgacatctccacccccaccctcctctcccagtCCCCTGGTGGCGGCGGCACCGGCA ttggtgggggtgggggtcatcacCACAAGCGGAAGAAGATCTCCGTGTCCCAGGAGAAGCGGGCGGCCAAGACCCTGAGCATCGTCATGGGGGGCTTCATCGTGTGCTGGCTGCCCTTCTTCCTGGTGGCCCTCATAGAACCCCTGTGCGCGCGCTGCCACTTCCACCCGACCCTCATCGGGGTGGTGCTGTGGCTGGGTTACTGCAACTCCGCCCTcaaccccatcatctacacctTCTTCAACAAGGACTTTCGCTTCGCCTTCAAAAAAATCCTGCGCTGCTCCTCACGAGGGCAGAGGAGACCACGGACCGCCGCTGTTTGA